One Halobaculum sp. CBA1158 DNA segment encodes these proteins:
- a CDS encoding DUF4442 domain-containing protein: protein MTPTLLDRLRARLFRLAFSYYPSFWSTGATLASLAPDFSAAEVELPLTWRTRNGMGTLFGGSMYGAVDPVYVVLLQRRLGDGFTVWDRAAEIRFRKPGRSTLYATFEVPDAEIREIRESLDPGESCDRVYDVDLVDSEGTVHAEVEKTVYVRRDE from the coding sequence CGCTGCTTGACCGACTCCGGGCGCGGCTGTTCCGTCTCGCCTTCTCGTACTACCCGTCGTTCTGGTCCACCGGGGCGACGCTCGCCTCGTTGGCCCCGGACTTCTCCGCGGCCGAGGTGGAGCTCCCGCTGACGTGGCGCACGCGAAACGGCATGGGGACGCTGTTCGGCGGGAGCATGTACGGCGCGGTCGATCCGGTGTACGTCGTGCTGTTGCAGCGCCGGCTCGGCGACGGGTTCACCGTCTGGGACAGGGCCGCCGAGATACGCTTCCGGAAGCCCGGGCGCTCGACGCTGTACGCGACGTTCGAGGTGCCGGACGCCGAGATCCGGGAGATACGCGAGTCGCTCGACCCCGGCGAGTCGTGCGACCGCGTGTACGACGTCGATCTCGTCGACAGCGAGGGGACCGTCCACGCGGAGGTGGAGAAGACGGTGTACGTCCGCCGCGACGAGTGA
- a CDS encoding class I SAM-dependent methyltransferase translates to MRRFTADYLDRTRRGMWESREALDPLDLANRSRVLDVGCGTGELTRVLDEETPDATVVGVDADTDLLSAARDGDTDRDGDADSDRDRDADGDRDAVPDIAYCAGDATRLPFPDDAFDLVVCQALLINLPDPAAAVREFARVSGELVAAVEPDNADVAVESSVDSEAALEARVREAYIAGVDTDVAMGDRVRELFDDAGLSGIDSRRYRHEKRVEPPYSEADLRGIARKASGDGIADHEAELRRALADGDEGYDALRRKWREMGRTAAGQAADREYERAEWVPFDVTVGRV, encoded by the coding sequence ATGCGCCGCTTCACCGCCGACTACCTCGACCGAACGCGCCGCGGGATGTGGGAGTCGCGGGAGGCGCTCGACCCGCTCGACCTCGCGAACCGATCGCGCGTCCTCGACGTCGGCTGCGGGACCGGCGAACTCACCCGCGTCCTCGACGAGGAGACCCCAGACGCGACCGTCGTCGGCGTCGACGCGGACACGGACCTGCTGTCGGCCGCCCGCGACGGCGATACCGACCGCGACGGCGACGCCGACAGCGACCGCGACCGCGACGCTGACGGCGACCGCGACGCCGTCCCCGACATCGCCTACTGCGCCGGCGACGCCACCCGGCTGCCGTTCCCCGACGACGCGTTCGACCTCGTCGTCTGTCAGGCGCTGTTGATCAACCTCCCGGACCCCGCCGCCGCTGTCCGGGAGTTCGCCCGCGTCTCCGGGGAGCTGGTCGCCGCCGTCGAGCCCGACAACGCCGACGTCGCCGTCGAATCGAGCGTCGACAGCGAGGCGGCGCTGGAAGCCCGCGTCCGCGAGGCGTACATCGCCGGCGTCGACACCGACGTGGCGATGGGCGACCGCGTGCGCGAGCTGTTCGACGACGCCGGCCTGTCCGGCATCGACTCGCGGCGCTACCGCCACGAGAAGCGCGTCGAGCCGCCGTACTCGGAGGCGGACCTCCGCGGCATCGCGCGCAAGGCGAGCGGCGACGGGATCGCCGACCACGAGGCCGAACTCCGTCGGGCGCTCGCCGACGGCGACGAGGGCTACGACGCGCTCCGCAGGAAGTGGCGCGAGATGGGTCGAACCGCCGCGGGGCAGGCGGCCGACCGCGAGTACGAACGCGCGGAGTGGGTGCCGTTCGACGTGACCGTCGGACGAGTGTGA
- a CDS encoding carboxypeptidase M32, which translates to MATDASASDAETADAYAELVERFERINGVQGAAGVLGWDQQVMMPEGGTPARSKQLSVLSSLSHELLTDDRTAELLEEVEAMDLDEEQSAQLREMRREFERADSVPVELVEEISETSTEALGAWESAREEDDFEQFAPYLEELVELKREYAEHIDPDRDAYEVLFEDYEPCLSLERAEEILDTLKETLVPMIDEIRESNADVTTDAFAGEFPEDAQEGLSRDVLTTLGYDWDRGRLDPSTHPFTSGNVYDCRVTTRYDETDPLGGLMATVHEFGHAFYNLGLPEERFGTPLGESRDLSVHESQSRLWENHVGRSPAFWELVLPKFEDRFDTNATAREAYESANQVYEDNLIRVEADELTYHLHIVIRFEIERELISGDLDVEDVPEVWNDKYEEYLGIRPDTDSTGCLQDIHWSHGNFGYFPTYSLGSVMASQLFNAAEDDIGDIYGKVREGDFEALQAWLRENVHEHGSRYETNELVREATGEDFTADYFVDYVTTKYGDLYDLEESV; encoded by the coding sequence ATGGCTACTGACGCAAGCGCGAGCGATGCCGAGACGGCCGACGCATACGCGGAACTGGTGGAACGATTCGAGCGGATCAACGGCGTTCAGGGTGCCGCCGGCGTCCTCGGGTGGGACCAGCAGGTCATGATGCCCGAGGGCGGTACGCCCGCCCGCTCGAAGCAGCTGTCCGTGCTCTCCTCGCTGAGCCACGAGCTGCTCACCGACGACCGCACCGCGGAGCTGCTGGAGGAGGTCGAGGCGATGGACCTCGACGAGGAGCAGTCCGCGCAGCTGCGGGAGATGCGCCGCGAGTTCGAGCGCGCCGACTCGGTCCCCGTCGAGCTGGTCGAGGAGATATCGGAGACCTCGACCGAGGCGCTGGGCGCGTGGGAGTCCGCCCGCGAGGAGGACGACTTCGAGCAGTTCGCGCCGTACCTCGAAGAGCTTGTCGAGCTGAAGCGCGAGTACGCCGAGCACATCGACCCCGACCGCGACGCCTACGAGGTGCTGTTCGAGGACTACGAGCCGTGCCTGTCGCTGGAGCGGGCCGAGGAGATCCTGGACACCCTGAAGGAGACGCTCGTCCCGATGATCGACGAGATCCGGGAGTCGAACGCCGACGTGACCACCGACGCCTTCGCCGGTGAGTTCCCCGAGGACGCACAGGAGGGCCTCTCGCGCGACGTGCTCACGACGCTGGGGTACGACTGGGACCGCGGCCGTCTCGACCCCTCGACGCACCCGTTCACTTCCGGCAACGTGTACGACTGCCGGGTCACCACGCGCTACGACGAGACGGATCCCCTGGGCGGGCTGATGGCCACCGTCCACGAGTTCGGTCACGCCTTCTACAACCTCGGGCTGCCCGAGGAGCGGTTCGGCACGCCGCTGGGCGAGTCGCGCGACCTGTCGGTCCACGAGAGCCAGTCGCGGCTGTGGGAGAACCACGTCGGGCGCTCGCCGGCGTTCTGGGAGCTGGTGCTCCCGAAGTTCGAGGACCGCTTCGACACCAACGCCACCGCGCGCGAGGCGTACGAGTCCGCGAACCAGGTGTACGAGGACAACCTCATCCGGGTCGAGGCGGACGAACTGACCTACCACCTCCACATCGTCATCCGCTTCGAGATCGAACGGGAGCTGATCTCGGGCGACCTCGACGTCGAGGACGTGCCCGAGGTCTGGAACGACAAGTACGAGGAGTACCTCGGGATCCGGCCCGACACGGACTCCACGGGCTGTCTTCAGGACATCCACTGGAGCCACGGCAACTTCGGCTACTTCCCGACGTACTCCCTCGGATCGGTGATGGCGAGCCAGCTGTTCAACGCCGCCGAGGACGACATCGGGGACATCTACGGGAAGGTCCGCGAGGGCGACTTCGAGGCGCTCCAGGCGTGGCTCCGCGAGAACGTCCACGAACACGGCTCCCGCTACGAGACGAACGAACTCGTCCGCGAGGCGACCGGCGAGGACTTCACCGCCGACTACTTCGTCGACTACGTGACGACGAAGTACGGCGACCTCTACGACCTCGAAGAGTCCGTGTGA
- a CDS encoding M20/M25/M40 family metallo-hydrolase, whose product MNATDDTPAGLRPLTRDLVSIPSHEDATAAGDAIESWLRAETDGDVERDDHGNVFARTGDPAEPTVALVGHHDVVPPDDSQVETTADGDGSDPEESYVVEERDGRLYGRGSADMKGAVAAAMCAFRDAEPNGCELCFVSFVGEEAGGVGARAAIEDGFAPEYAVVGEGSTNYSGPGVTDVVVAHKGRRASTLVAAGESTHASIPEEGVNAVYRACDAVSVVRDLAFPETTVMGESVRGSVAVTGIDGGTAWNVVPDACEVTVDERTVPDERAPLERAESIDGVTWRVDQDLPPMACSDDEFADAVLAAARDVQSGSVTPEHVVKPHATDAGWLAETGTACVICGAAESGEAHTATESVGLDVLDRCYRIYREVVERAGAFA is encoded by the coding sequence GTGAACGCGACCGACGATACGCCCGCGGGACTGCGCCCGCTGACGCGGGATCTGGTGTCGATTCCGAGCCACGAGGACGCGACCGCCGCCGGCGACGCCATCGAGTCGTGGCTTCGGGCGGAGACCGACGGCGACGTAGAGCGCGACGATCACGGGAACGTGTTCGCCCGCACGGGCGACCCCGCGGAGCCGACGGTCGCGCTCGTCGGCCACCACGACGTGGTGCCGCCGGACGACTCGCAGGTGGAGACGACCGCCGACGGCGACGGAAGCGACCCGGAGGAGTCGTACGTCGTCGAGGAGCGCGACGGCAGGCTGTACGGGCGCGGAAGCGCCGACATGAAGGGCGCGGTCGCGGCCGCGATGTGCGCGTTCCGCGACGCGGAGCCGAACGGCTGTGAGCTGTGTTTCGTCTCCTTCGTCGGGGAGGAGGCCGGCGGCGTCGGCGCGCGAGCGGCCATCGAGGACGGCTTCGCTCCCGAGTACGCGGTCGTCGGTGAGGGGTCGACGAACTACTCGGGGCCGGGCGTCACCGACGTGGTCGTCGCGCACAAGGGCCGGCGCGCGAGCACGCTCGTCGCCGCCGGCGAGAGCACACACGCGAGCATCCCCGAGGAGGGCGTTAACGCTGTTTACCGCGCCTGCGACGCCGTTAGCGTGGTCCGCGATCTCGCGTTCCCCGAGACGACCGTCATGGGCGAGTCGGTCCGCGGGAGCGTCGCGGTCACCGGGATCGACGGCGGCACGGCCTGGAACGTCGTGCCCGACGCCTGCGAGGTGACGGTCGACGAGCGGACCGTCCCCGACGAGCGCGCGCCGCTGGAGCGAGCCGAGTCGATCGACGGCGTCACGTGGCGCGTCGACCAGGACCTCCCCCCGATGGCCTGCTCGGACGACGAGTTCGCCGACGCGGTGCTCGCGGCCGCACGCGACGTGCAGTCGGGGTCGGTGACGCCAGAACACGTCGTGAAGCCGCACGCGACCGACGCCGGGTGGCTCGCCGAGACGGGCACGGCCTGCGTGATCTGTGGGGCCGCCGAGTCGGGCGAGGCCCACACGGCGACCGAGAGCGTCGGGCTCGACGTGCTCGACCGCTGTTACCGGATCTACCGCGAAGTGGTCGAGCGCGCGGGCGCGTTCGCGTGA
- a CDS encoding PINc/VapC family ATPase, whose product MNVVPDTSAVIDGRVSERVDAGDYEGATVYVPEAVVGELEAQANAGRDTGWDGIAELQRIAELADEGAIDAEFVGRRPTAAEQEGSGEGDIDALIRDLAVDHDAVLLTSDFVQAEAGKATGLDVEYVEAVPRGVTDDDGLDIERFFTEDTMSVHLKTGTHPKAKRGDIADLHYVRIDDADGPSDETQMAEWADEIEATARASNQGFIELSEPGMTIVQYRNYRIAVARPPFSDAIEITAVRPIAKTTLDDYEFADELRDRFTERQRGVLISGAPGAGKSTFAQAVAEFLNDEEYAVKTMEKPRDLQVSEEITQYTALGGDMAKTADSLLLVRPDYTIYDEVRKTHDFEVFADMRLAGVGMVGVTHATRAIDALQRLVGRVELGMIPQVVDTVVFIEAGEVDTVYDVTTQVKVPEGLTAEDLSRPVIQVVDFETGTPEYEIYTFNNQVVTVPLDGTDGGDETGVGRIAKQEIEREIRSVARGHVDVELQGQNEAVVYVEEDDISYVIGKGGGRITDIENRLGINIDVRTHADRSGGGAGGAPPADGAGSTPKPQGEVVQPEITSRHVEIRMDEHVGETVEVRADDEYLFTATVGRGGDIQVSRGSAIAEELEDAIDRKRTITVVPA is encoded by the coding sequence ATGAACGTCGTGCCGGACACGAGCGCGGTCATCGACGGCCGCGTGTCGGAGCGCGTCGACGCCGGCGACTACGAGGGAGCGACTGTGTACGTCCCCGAGGCGGTCGTCGGCGAACTGGAAGCGCAGGCCAACGCCGGCCGCGACACCGGCTGGGACGGGATCGCGGAACTCCAGCGTATCGCCGAGCTCGCCGACGAGGGAGCGATCGACGCCGAGTTCGTCGGTCGCCGCCCGACCGCGGCCGAGCAGGAGGGCTCCGGGGAGGGCGACATCGACGCCCTGATCCGCGACCTCGCGGTCGACCACGACGCCGTGTTACTCACCTCGGACTTCGTCCAGGCGGAGGCCGGGAAGGCGACCGGACTCGACGTGGAGTACGTCGAGGCGGTCCCCCGCGGCGTGACCGACGACGACGGCCTCGACATCGAGCGGTTCTTCACCGAGGACACGATGTCGGTCCACCTCAAGACCGGCACGCACCCGAAGGCGAAGCGCGGCGACATCGCCGACCTCCACTACGTCCGAATCGACGACGCCGACGGCCCGTCCGACGAGACGCAGATGGCGGAGTGGGCCGACGAGATCGAGGCGACGGCTCGGGCGTCGAACCAGGGGTTCATCGAGCTGTCCGAGCCGGGGATGACGATCGTACAGTATCGCAACTACCGGATCGCCGTCGCGCGGCCGCCCTTCTCGGACGCCATCGAGATCACCGCCGTTCGGCCGATCGCGAAGACGACGCTCGACGACTACGAGTTCGCCGACGAACTGCGCGACCGCTTCACCGAACGCCAGCGCGGTGTTCTCATCTCGGGCGCGCCCGGCGCGGGGAAGTCGACGTTCGCGCAGGCGGTCGCGGAGTTCCTCAACGACGAGGAGTACGCGGTGAAGACGATGGAGAAGCCGCGCGACCTGCAGGTCTCCGAGGAGATCACCCAGTACACGGCCCTCGGCGGCGACATGGCCAAGACCGCCGACTCGCTGTTGCTCGTGCGGCCGGACTACACCATCTACGACGAGGTGCGAAAGACGCACGACTTCGAGGTGTTCGCGGACATGCGTCTCGCCGGCGTCGGGATGGTCGGCGTCACCCACGCGACCCGCGCTATCGACGCGCTCCAGCGCCTCGTCGGGCGCGTCGAACTCGGGATGATCCCGCAGGTGGTCGACACCGTGGTCTTCATCGAGGCCGGCGAGGTCGACACGGTCTACGACGTGACGACGCAGGTGAAGGTGCCCGAGGGGCTGACGGCCGAGGACCTCTCGCGACCCGTCATCCAGGTGGTCGACTTCGAGACCGGCACGCCCGAGTACGAGATCTACACCTTCAACAACCAGGTCGTCACGGTGCCGCTGGACGGCACCGACGGCGGCGACGAGACGGGCGTCGGCCGGATCGCCAAACAGGAGATCGAACGCGAGATCCGCTCGGTCGCCCGCGGTCACGTCGACGTGGAACTCCAGGGACAAAACGAGGCGGTCGTCTACGTCGAGGAGGACGACATCAGCTACGTGATCGGCAAGGGCGGCGGCCGGATCACTGACATCGAGAACCGCCTGGGAATCAACATCGACGTGCGCACCCACGCCGACCGCTCCGGCGGCGGCGCTGGCGGCGCGCCGCCGGCCGACGGAGCGGGCTCGACGCCGAAGCCGCAAGGCGAGGTCGTCCAGCCCGAGATCACCAGCCGTCACGTGGAGATCCGGATGGACGAGCACGTCGGCGAGACCGTCGAGGTGCGCGCGGACGACGAGTACCTCTTCACAGCGACCGTCGGCCGCGGCGGCGACATCCAGGTATCGCGCGGCAGCGCCATCGCCGAGGAGCTCGAGGACGCTATCGATCGAAAGCGGACGATCACCGTCGTTCCCGCCTGA
- a CDS encoding ArsR family transcriptional regulator, which translates to MDGTDEDSLDDLPPSAKLVFKVLEYNGALTQKGIVEESMLSARTVRYALERLENIGIVDEDVYFADARQNLYQLTGPRAAEAEADGGRESATADSQPGQRSEGCEDGQEATCAE; encoded by the coding sequence ATGGACGGAACCGACGAGGACTCCCTCGACGACCTCCCCCCAAGCGCCAAGCTCGTGTTCAAGGTCCTGGAGTACAACGGAGCGCTGACGCAGAAGGGGATCGTCGAGGAGTCGATGCTCTCCGCACGGACGGTACGGTACGCCCTCGAACGGCTCGAGAACATCGGGATCGTCGACGAGGACGTCTACTTCGCCGACGCTCGACAGAATCTCTATCAGCTCACGGGACCGCGGGCGGCCGAGGCCGAGGCCGACGGTGGTCGCGAGTCGGCCACCGCCGACTCGCAACCGGGACAACGATCGGAGGGATGTGAGGACGGGCAGGAAGCGACCTGCGCCGAGTGA
- a CDS encoding ribosome biogenesis/translation initiation ATPase RLI: MADDSIAVVDLDRCQPDRCNYECANFCPPNRTGKDCIVERGDHYEEDEPYDGGPDQIWISEEICLGETCGICVEKCPFDAIEIINLPSELENDPVHRYGDNAFSLYGLPVPEPGNVTGILGPNGIGKSTAVKMLSGELVPNLGDHAEEANWDAVLERFKGTELQNYVERVIGGEVEVARKPQYVDQIPKQFDGNTRELLERTNERGALDSLVERLSIGPVMDQDIDSISGGELQRVALAATLARDADFYFLDEITPYLDIGQRMTAARLIRELADDGERSMMVVEHDLAILDLLADTLHVTYGEPGAYGVVTDPKSTRNGINEYLKGYLDNENMRIRPDEITFDAHAPREITRSQVLFEYPDMRKSYGEGEFSLSVDGGAVHESEVLGIVGPNGIGKSTMAKLFAGQLEPDEGELDLALDIAYKPQYIEIDQPMRVDAFLSSITDDFGSSYWDTEVARPLQLNPIMEQSLTDLSGGERQRVAIAACLSKDADLYLLDEPSAHLDVEQRVQATTAIRRYAENHDATVMVIDHDIYMIDLLADRLMVFDGEPAVEGHATRPQGMRSGMNDFLGDLDITFRRDERTGRPRINKPGSQLDRQQKSDGEYYYSG, encoded by the coding sequence ATGGCGGACGACAGCATCGCGGTCGTCGACCTCGATCGGTGTCAGCCCGACCGGTGCAACTACGAGTGTGCGAACTTCTGCCCGCCGAACCGCACCGGCAAGGACTGCATCGTCGAGCGCGGCGACCACTACGAGGAGGACGAACCGTACGACGGCGGCCCCGACCAGATCTGGATCTCCGAGGAGATCTGCCTGGGCGAGACGTGCGGCATCTGCGTCGAGAAGTGCCCGTTCGACGCCATCGAGATCATCAACCTCCCCTCCGAACTGGAGAACGACCCCGTGCACCGCTACGGCGACAACGCCTTCTCGCTGTACGGCCTGCCGGTCCCCGAACCCGGTAACGTGACGGGTATCCTCGGTCCCAACGGGATCGGGAAGTCGACCGCGGTGAAGATGCTCTCCGGGGAACTGGTTCCGAACCTCGGTGACCACGCGGAGGAGGCGAACTGGGACGCTGTGCTGGAGCGGTTCAAGGGGACGGAGCTGCAGAACTACGTCGAGCGCGTCATCGGCGGCGAGGTCGAGGTGGCTCGCAAGCCGCAGTACGTCGACCAGATCCCCAAGCAGTTCGACGGCAACACCCGCGAGTTGCTGGAGCGGACGAACGAGCGCGGCGCGCTCGACTCGCTCGTCGAGCGGCTCTCGATCGGCCCGGTGATGGACCAGGACATCGACTCCATCTCCGGCGGGGAGCTCCAGCGCGTCGCGCTGGCGGCGACGCTCGCGCGCGACGCGGACTTCTACTTCCTCGACGAGATCACGCCGTACCTCGACATCGGCCAGCGCATGACCGCCGCGCGGCTCATCCGCGAACTCGCCGACGACGGCGAGCGCTCGATGATGGTCGTCGAGCACGACCTCGCCATCCTCGACCTACTGGCGGACACGCTCCACGTCACCTACGGCGAGCCCGGGGCGTACGGCGTCGTCACCGACCCCAAGTCCACCCGCAACGGCATCAACGAGTACCTGAAGGGCTATCTCGACAACGAGAACATGCGGATCCGCCCCGACGAGATCACCTTCGACGCGCACGCGCCTCGGGAGATCACCCGCTCGCAGGTGCTGTTCGAGTACCCCGACATGCGGAAGTCCTACGGCGAGGGCGAGTTCTCGCTTTCGGTCGACGGCGGCGCGGTCCACGAGTCGGAGGTGCTGGGTATCGTCGGCCCCAACGGGATCGGGAAGTCGACGATGGCGAAGCTGTTCGCCGGCCAGCTCGAGCCCGACGAGGGGGAGCTGGACCTCGCGCTCGACATCGCCTACAAGCCGCAGTACATCGAGATCGACCAGCCGATGCGCGTGGACGCGTTCCTCTCGTCGATCACCGACGACTTCGGCTCGTCCTACTGGGACACGGAGGTCGCCCGGCCGCTCCAGCTCAACCCGATCATGGAGCAGAGCCTCACCGACCTTTCGGGCGGCGAGCGCCAGCGCGTCGCCATCGCGGCGTGCCTCTCGAAGGACGCCGACCTGTACCTGCTGGACGAGCCGTCGGCCCACCTCGACGTGGAACAGCGCGTGCAGGCGACGACCGCCATCCGGCGGTACGCCGAGAACCACGACGCGACGGTGATGGTCATCGACCACGACATCTACATGATCGACCTGCTGGCCGACCGCCTCATGGTGTTCGACGGCGAGCCCGCCGTCGAGGGCCACGCGACCCGACCGCAGGGGATGCGCTCGGGGATGAACGACTTCCTCGGCGACCTGGACATCACGTTCCGCCGCGACGAGCGGACGGGACGCCCGCGGATCAACAAGCCCGGCTCGCAGCTCGACCGCCAGCAGAAGAGCGACGGCGAGTACTACTACTCCGGGTAG
- a CDS encoding ferritin-like domain-containing protein — translation MSDQVIELLRKAYGDEMETVMNYQTNAIVLDGVRAEEIKESLQADIQEELGHAEQLGNRLKQLDARPPGSAEFTANQHSLQPPEDSTDVLSVIEGVIDAEEDAISLYRDLIDAAEAAEDPVTEDLAVTILSDEEAHRSEFRGFKKEYSRD, via the coding sequence ATGTCCGACCAGGTCATCGAACTGCTCCGGAAGGCGTACGGCGACGAGATGGAGACCGTGATGAACTACCAGACGAACGCGATCGTCCTCGACGGCGTCCGCGCCGAGGAGATAAAAGAGAGCCTCCAGGCCGACATCCAGGAGGAACTGGGCCACGCCGAACAGCTCGGCAACCGACTGAAGCAGCTCGACGCGCGCCCGCCGGGCTCGGCGGAGTTCACCGCGAACCAGCACTCCCTCCAGCCGCCGGAGGACTCCACGGACGTGCTGTCGGTCATCGAGGGCGTCATCGACGCCGAGGAGGACGCCATCTCGCTGTACCGCGACCTCATCGACGCGGCGGAGGCCGCCGAGGACCCCGTGACCGAGGATCTCGCGGTGACCATCCTCTCCGACGAGGAGGCCCACCGCTCGGAGTTCCGCGGCTTCAAGAAGGAGTACAGTCGCGACTAG
- the tnpA gene encoding IS200/IS605 family transposase yields MPRGFDRERTNVHKLQYHFIWCPKYRRSVLEGEVRDRLEELIEEKADELDLEILELAIRPDHVHLFITGDPTLAPNKIMQQVKGYSSRHLRDEFDFGLPSLWTRSYFVSSAGDVSSEVIEEYIDAQAGE; encoded by the coding sequence ATGCCTCGTGGGTTTGACAGGGAACGTACTAACGTCCACAAACTCCAGTACCACTTCATCTGGTGCCCGAAGTACCGCAGATCGGTGCTTGAGGGCGAGGTACGTGACCGTCTCGAAGAACTCATCGAGGAGAAAGCCGACGAACTCGACCTCGAAATCTTGGAGTTGGCGATTCGCCCCGACCACGTACACCTGTTCATCACGGGCGACCCGACGCTCGCCCCGAACAAGATAATGCAACAGGTCAAGGGCTACTCCTCGCGCCACCTCCGCGACGAGTTCGATTTCGGCTTGCCGTCGCTGTGGACGCGCTCGTACTTCGTCTCAAGTGCGGGCGACGTATCCAGCGAAGTCATCGAGGAGTACATCGACGCCCAAGCAGGTGAGTAG
- a CDS encoding transposase, producing MQRNVSTTVRVKLHSLTNRKADLLAREYEAFQTAVHGGDADLYSATDQQASKVQRQKDPNPDTEQPVVLRNDVFDVVHDEDTVLSSWWVKVPVYDPERGRGNSIWCPAYVPQKDEQLVREGNVRDSELVRRDGDWYVHLVVKRSVTVQDEYDDVLAIDMGARWVATCAFLSDRKTTFYGEEVRRIREHYKQLRKSIGKAKPRQGQQVVKRIGDAEARKVDDRLHKIARQIVEDAEERNAVIVVGDLGGIRKDNDKGRYVNDKTHKMPFARLLNYIEYKAHDASIEVQLVEEYDTSKTCNRCSCEGVRETQGRFECPECGLDDNADKNGALNIGKRALGKFSKPLSEAGAVLARPETQVIVPRDDEPANLSVSVGSTPSGGTPRL from the coding sequence ATGCAACGGAACGTCTCAACCACGGTGCGGGTCAAACTCCACTCGCTGACCAACAGGAAAGCCGACCTGCTCGCCCGTGAGTACGAGGCGTTCCAGACGGCTGTTCACGGTGGAGACGCCGACCTATACTCTGCGACCGACCAGCAGGCGTCGAAGGTGCAACGACAGAAAGACCCGAACCCCGACACCGAACAGCCTGTCGTCCTCCGCAACGACGTGTTCGACGTGGTCCACGACGAGGACACCGTTCTTTCGTCGTGGTGGGTCAAAGTCCCCGTCTACGACCCCGAGCGCGGACGGGGCAACTCCATCTGGTGCCCCGCCTACGTCCCACAGAAGGACGAACAACTCGTCCGTGAGGGCAACGTTCGGGACAGTGAACTGGTGCGCCGTGACGGTGACTGGTACGTCCATCTCGTCGTCAAACGGTCTGTGACCGTCCAAGACGAGTACGACGACGTGCTGGCTATCGACATGGGCGCACGGTGGGTCGCTACCTGCGCGTTCCTCTCCGACCGCAAAACCACCTTCTACGGCGAGGAAGTCCGTCGTATCCGCGAACACTACAAGCAACTCCGCAAGTCCATCGGAAAAGCGAAACCCCGACAAGGACAGCAGGTGGTCAAGCGTATCGGTGACGCGGAAGCGCGGAAGGTGGACGACCGCCTCCACAAAATTGCTCGGCAAATCGTGGAGGATGCCGAGGAACGGAACGCAGTCATCGTTGTGGGCGACCTCGGCGGGATTCGCAAGGACAACGACAAGGGACGGTACGTCAACGACAAGACCCACAAGATGCCGTTCGCCCGCCTGCTCAACTACATCGAGTACAAGGCCCACGACGCGAGCATCGAGGTGCAGTTGGTCGAAGAATACGACACGTCGAAGACCTGCAATCGGTGTTCCTGTGAGGGCGTCCGTGAGACACAGGGGCGCTTTGAGTGTCCCGAGTGTGGGTTGGACGACAACGCCGATAAGAACGGTGCGCTGAACATCGGCAAACGAGCCTTGGGCAAGTTCTCGAAACCGCTGTCCGAGGCGGGGGCCGTACTGGCACGGCCCGAAACGCAGGTCATCGTCCCACGCGACGACGAACCTGCGAACCTCTCCGTATCCGTGGGTTCAACCCCCAGTGGGGGAACCCCACGGCTTTAG
- a CDS encoding archaemetzincin family Zn-dependent metalloprotease, translated as MLVDIVPIGDVSAQVKREASAGLRSVYDCDVSVHDEQSIPEGAYDRSRNQYRAEQFIELVSRVGTGEKNIGITPQDLYYRRRNYVFGLAYLNGNGSVVSTYRLQTSSDGGVSTKPAAEVFSDRVRKEIVHEIGHTLGLEHCDNSKCVMSFSPTVREVDVKEEHLCGTCSREYL; from the coding sequence ATGCTTGTCGACATCGTGCCCATCGGGGATGTCTCCGCCCAGGTGAAGCGTGAGGCGTCGGCGGGACTCCGCTCGGTGTACGACTGCGACGTCAGCGTTCACGACGAGCAGTCGATCCCGGAGGGCGCGTACGACCGCAGCCGCAACCAATACCGTGCCGAGCAGTTCATCGAACTCGTCTCGCGGGTGGGAACCGGTGAGAAGAACATCGGCATCACCCCGCAGGACCTCTACTACCGGCGTCGCAACTACGTCTTCGGGCTGGCGTATCTCAACGGTAACGGCTCGGTCGTCTCCACGTACCGCCTCCAGACCTCCTCGGACGGCGGCGTCTCCACCAAGCCGGCCGCCGAGGTGTTCTCCGATCGAGTGCGCAAGGAGATCGTCCACGAGATCGGCCACACGCTCGGGCTGGAGCATTGCGACAACAGCAAATGCGTCATGTCCTTCTCCCCGACTGTTCGCGAGGTCGACGTGAAAGAAGAGCACCTCTGCGGCACCTGCTCGCGCGAGTATCTGTGA